Sequence from the Triticum aestivum cultivar Chinese Spring unplaced genomic scaffold, IWGSC CS RefSeq v2.1 scaffold161008, whole genome shotgun sequence genome:
ATGAGGAGGTTTCCATGGATGTCATGAGAACAATTAACCGGTTGCATGACCCTATCATACGGGAACGGATCCATGAAAGGTCATCCACTCTTGAGAAAGGTGGTGAAGATAAAGGGGCTAGAGACTTTCTGGATGTCCTAGTTCATCTTAAAGATGCAGAGGGACAACCGTTGCTCTCACTACAAGAAATAAGAGCCCAAACAGTGGTTAGTAGGATCTACCTCAACAGAAAGTTCATTCACTATTCTTCAAGCATACTCcgtctataaagaaatataagagcgtctaGATCTATCtagacgctcttatatttctttacggagggagtatattacatACGCATTGACCTTTTTTCTTCTTGTATTGTAtttattgctttatttattccaACATCGACCGATGTAGGAAATGGTGCTTGCAGCAGTCGACTACCCATCAAATGCGGTTGAGTGGGCGCTCGCCGAGATGATTAACAGGCCGGAGATCATGCAAAAAGTGATAGATGAACTCGACGCTGTCGTTGGTAAAGATAGACTTGTCCAGGAGTCTGACATTCCTCGGCTAAATTATCTCAAATCGTGTATCCGGGAGGCCTTCCGCATACACACATACCATGCTCTTAATTTACCCCATGTTGCAATGGTGGACACCACTATCGCCGGCTACACCATCCCAAAGGATAGCCACATCCTTTTAAGCCGGCTTGGACTTGGCCGAAACCCCAAGATCTGGAGCGAACCACTTGAGTTTCGCCCTGAGAGGCATTTGAATACCGTGAATGTTCTTCTCACTGAGCCGGGCCTACGTTTCATTTCTTTTAGCAGTGGGAGAAGGGGTTGTCCTGGGATTTCACTTGGTACCTCGATCACAATGATGTTATTTGCAAGAATGCTGCAGGCCTTCACTTGGACAAAACCTGTAGGCGTTAAAAATATCAGTCTGCAGGAAGGCAATGCAAGCCTTGCCCTACTTGAACCCCTTGTTTTGCAAGCTCAACCGCGGCTGGCCGCGTATCTCTATATATGATATAATTAGTAGATTGAATCATTTTTCTCAATTATATATTGGTAATATTACCTGGAACTATGTGTGCAAAATGTCATGAGGCAGCATTTAGTCCTTGGCAATATACTAGATACTACATTTGTGCGGAAATAAAGAAACAACCGATGATTCATGATATAATTAATGTAACTTGCATTTGCGAGGGCATCATCTTTACTGTATCCCGTCTTTTAGCTGTGAGCATGTGAGTGACTATCAGTCATGGTCACTGGCCGGTCTTCAATGGCTTGGCTACATATGGT
This genomic interval carries:
- the LOC123176612 gene encoding tyrosine N-monooxygenase-like codes for the protein MTLGTLVIVIMATLLLYFLKKIKRAVLSQRQQARRGMLPPGPATLPIIGNMHQMIWNKPAVFRWIHRLLKEMNTDIMCLRLGATHVIVVACSEIACEVLRKKDEVFASRPTTFASGTVSFGYKGSVLSPHGEQWKKMRRVLTLEILTPSMEQKLHHLRKEEYDHLVRYANNTACYGMMPHAKNIVNVRHVAQHFCCNLIRRLVFGKRYFSNLPSSSTNGPGYEEEAHVAALFTALNHVYSFCVSDYIPALVGLDLDGHEEVSMDVMRTINRLHDPIIRERIHERSSTLEKGGEDKGARDFLDVLVHLKDAEGQPLLSLQEIRAQTVEMVLAAVDYPSNAVEWALAEMINRPEIMQKVIDELDAVVGKDRLVQESDIPRLNYLKSCIREAFRIHTYHALNLPHVAMVDTTIAGYTIPKDSHILLSRLGLGRNPKIWSEPLEFRPERHLNTVNVLLTEPGLRFISFSSGRRGCPGISLGTSITMMLFARMLQAFTWTKPVGVKNISLQEGNASLALLEPLVLQAQPRLAAYLYI